In the Corynebacterium anserum genome, GGGTCGACCCGGAAGCATCGCCCTCCGCGCCGTCCTTCTTTTCAGAACTACTGGATGACCCGTTATCCTCGGCTGCGCGCCCCGCTGGAGCCCTCTGATCTTCCGGCGTTACCGCCCCAGCGGCACCAGAACCAGTTATCGCGATTCCGGCAGCTAATAGTGCGCCCGCGCCGAGCGACATACCCCGGCGCCCCACACTCCCCACGGAGCGTGATGTACGGTGCCGACCCCGGTAAAGGTACCCAGCCAGGGTGTATGACATTCCCATAATGTGTCTCCTCTCAGCTCCTACCGCAAACCATCTCAATCCATTTGATGGTCTCTGTAGTCTGTTCCATCTCGATTAGTCTGTTCCATCTCGTTCGAACTTAGAACTTACTCGCTTGAGCCTTGAAACTAATCCAAAACCTCAAAATATTTAGCTTTTCTCACAAAATATTAATGTGGCCGCGGCAAAGGGACGGTGAAGAGATTCTCAAAGTAAAGAAGTTGGTAGAAAGCGCTCGGGGTAAATAAAGAAGTTGGCAGAAGGCATTCAAAGTGCTCAAAGTAAAGGAATTGGCAGGAGACGCTCGGGGTAAAGGAGTTAGCGAAGAGATACTCAGAGTAAAAGAGACTCCGATGAAGCATCCTCGCAAGCACATTCCCAGCGAACCACCACAGGCGCACCACACGCCCCACAACACTGTTCGCAGCTGTTGATCCCGGACCTCACCACAAGTTACCGGGCAGCAATCGGGCAGCTCGCGCATGGATGCTTCATCGAAGCTGCGGAGACGACAGGATTTGAACCTGCGGTCCCTTGCGGGACAACTCCTTAGCAGGGAGCCCCATTCGGCCGCTCTGGCACGTCTCCAGGTCAAGCATTTCTCATATTTTCATACGGAACAGCCGTTTGACCGTCCTCAAGAGTACACTGTGCCCTCGCGTGTGTACAAAATGGAACTATTCGGCACCACTTCCCCAGGGCATCACCCGTTATCCCCACATCCTCATGTCTTCTCCTTAACACTTACGTACTCGTCAACGTCAACACTTACGTACTCGCCAACGTCAACACTTACGTACTCGTCGATGTCGCATCATCTCTTCCTTACTCACCGATGCCGCATCGCACGCTAAGGTTTAGGCATGGTTCGTTCAGATCTCGCCTCACTCCCTGCCTATGTCCCTGGTGCAACAATCCCCGGCGCGTTGAAGCTTGCCTCCAATGAGTCCAGCCAAAACCCCCTACCATCGGTAGAGGCTCTTATTTCCGACGCCACCGCTCACATCAACCGCTATCCGGACATGGGAGCGGTAGAACTCCGAAAAGCATTGGCAGAGTTCGTGCAACCGAAATCTGCGAGCACAAGCCCTACGGCAGAACCACTAACCTGGGCACATGTCGCTGTGGGAAACGGTTCTTCCGCTCTGTGTCTGCAGACAATCCAAGCAACGTGCGCTGATGGCGACGAGGTAGTGTTCGCTTGGAGAAGCTTTGAGGCCTACCCCATCCTCTGCAAGGTAGCCGGTGCTGTGCCGGTTCAGGTTCCACTGGATGCGGAGCACCGCCATGATCTGGACGCTATGGCGTCGGCAATCACAGAAAAGACCAAGCTGGTTTTTGTCTGCAACCCGAACAACCCATCGGGAACCACCATCACGTCGGAAGAATTCGAACAATTTATGGCGAAGGTGCCATCCGATGTGCAGGTAATTCTGGACGAGGCGTACACAGAATACGACCGCTCTGACAACGGGCCGCTCACACCCTTCATCCCAGCTGGTGCAGCGCGCGCGAACCTGGCGTTAGCTCTCGAAAAATACCCGAACCTCGCAATTTGTCGCACCTTCTCCAAGGCCTATGGTTTAGCTGGCATTCGCCTGGGGTATCTGGTCGGCCATACACCATTTGTTGAAGCAGTAAATAAGGTCGGCATTCCCTTCGGCGTCAATGCACTTGCTCAAGCCGCGGGCATCGCCTCATTGGACGCACAAAGCGAACTTCTTGAACGGGTAGAAGCCAGCGTGACGCAGCGTTCACGAGTACTCAACGCAATCCGCGAGTGGGCTCCCGAACTGCACATCGCGTCGCAGGCAAATTTCGTCTGGCTGCCCGTCGGGGATAAAGCGGTAGATCTCAACGCCGCCTTGCAAGCCGAAGGCATCATCGCACGCTGTTTCGGCGGTGAGGGGGTACGTATTACCGTCACCACGGAAGAAGAGATCGATCGGCTCCTTCCGGCCTTGAAAAAAGCCCTCGAGGCCACGGGTCTTACCAGCTAGTCACAAGCTAGAAGGCTTA is a window encoding:
- a CDS encoding pyridoxal phosphate-dependent aminotransferase, with the protein product MVRSDLASLPAYVPGATIPGALKLASNESSQNPLPSVEALISDATAHINRYPDMGAVELRKALAEFVQPKSASTSPTAEPLTWAHVAVGNGSSALCLQTIQATCADGDEVVFAWRSFEAYPILCKVAGAVPVQVPLDAEHRHDLDAMASAITEKTKLVFVCNPNNPSGTTITSEEFEQFMAKVPSDVQVILDEAYTEYDRSDNGPLTPFIPAGAARANLALALEKYPNLAICRTFSKAYGLAGIRLGYLVGHTPFVEAVNKVGIPFGVNALAQAAGIASLDAQSELLERVEASVTQRSRVLNAIREWAPELHIASQANFVWLPVGDKAVDLNAALQAEGIIARCFGGEGVRITVTTEEEIDRLLPALKKALEATGLTS